One Clarias gariepinus isolate MV-2021 ecotype Netherlands chromosome 5, CGAR_prim_01v2, whole genome shotgun sequence genomic region harbors:
- the LOC128524610 gene encoding B- and T-lymphocyte attenuator-like, whose product MARPVPIFIWVVKSTLLVFILVVPVHTQGPVASCVPEIKVRKNTVYESSRERRLNIPCPVTYCAAVPAVAWMKIDETSKYIPINETNHVSITQEETGLKNIISYLSFRDISTHSNGVYRCKIFTGNFSLESHNININVSDSSYLSANNSTGFSETKSDVSWLLYAFICLGILGLVVTVMMISFLCINICSRKAYSRRHKNAVPCLKPRSAPTSGKSQEIPEEQNNIYDVPTDDVHSELDSWHAQNDQECTSDMRNGYRSSDGSQQIVYATLQHPTARGPPATRHQSREHLSEYASIRIS is encoded by the exons aTGGCTAGACCAGTTCCAATTTTTATCTGGGTAGTAAAAAGTACTCTCCTGGTTTTCATTCTCGTAGTACCTGTACATACGCAGG GTCCGGTTGCTTCGTGTGTCCCTGAAATCAAAGTTCGGAAGAACACAGTTTACGAATCCTCCAGAGAACGCCGGTTAAACATCCCCTGCCCGGTGACGTATTGTGCAGCGGTTCCTGCTGTTGCATGGATGAAAATTGATGAAACAAGCAAATACATACCGATCAATGAAACAAATCACGTATCAATTACACAAGAAGAAACAGGGTTGAAgaatattatatcatatttgaGCTTTAGGGACATATCAACACATAGCAACGGAGTTTACAGATGTAAGATTTTCACAGGGAACTTTTCACTGGAAAGCcacaacattaatataaatgtttcaG ATTCCAGTTACCTTAGTGCAAATAACAGCACTGGATTTTCAGAGACGAAGTCAGATGTCAGCTGGCTTCTGTACGCCTTTATCTGTTTAGGAATACTCGGACTAGTTGTGACCGTGATGATGATCTCTTTCCTGTGCATAAATATAT GTTCAAGAAAAGCTTACAGTCGTAGACACAAA AATGCAGTGCCCTGTCTGAAACCAAGGAGTGCCCCTACATCAGGAAAGTCCCAGGAAATTCCAGAAGAGCAAAACAACATCTATGATGTCCCTACAGATGATGTGCACTCAGAGTTGGACTCCTGGCATGCACAGAACGATCAGGAATGCACATCAGACATGAGGAATGGATACAGGAGTAGTGATGGATCACAGCAGATCGTTTATGCCACTCTTCAACATCCTACGGCCCGAGGACCTCCTGCAACCCGTCATCAATCAAGAGAACACCTTTCGGAATATGCATCCATTCGAATTTCCTAA